Proteins from a genomic interval of Fusarium oxysporum Fo47 chromosome I, complete sequence:
- a CDS encoding PITH domain-containing protein translates to MSQNSVVTIDSKRHFDSVLKSSRIVIADFYADWSDSSNQIAPIYERFAKDVAQPNLITLVKVNSDNQPELSQEYKITDLPTFIVFADGKQVDQVQGADPQKLRDTLMKIPALAASLNEKTARENAGSASGGPSWKGMEAPRGYNDITDQIELRDLEVLNADENAGTVRVLFDGSKPSGLGNSKGTSKDYVQSGADDQLLLYIPFQSIVKLHTLQLTSLPPKDDEDVMRPGNIHLYINRTHNLDFNEADDTEPTQAIEISPEDWNEEGTVSLSLRYVKFQKTSSLVIYVQQGEGDGETVRLDRVRLIGEAGAKREMGKLQKVGEDE, encoded by the exons ATGTCGCAGAACTCAGTCGTCACTATAGACTCGAAGCGTCACTTCGACTCGGTCCTCAAGTCGTCACGCATAGTCATCGCTGACT TTTACGCCGATTGGTCTGACTCTTCCAACCAGATCGCTCCTATCTACGAAAGATTCGCCAAAGACGTAGCGCAGCCGAATCTCATCACGTTGGTCAAGGTTAACAGCGACAACCAACCAGAGCTCTCGCAAGAATACAAAATTACAGACCTGCCAACCTTCATCGTTTTTGCAGATGGAAAGCAGGTCGACCAGGTCCAGGGGGCCGATCCTCAGAAACTTAGGGATACGCTCATGAAAATACCTGCCTTGGCTGCTTCGCTCAATGAGAAGACCGCCAGAGAAAACGCTGGCTCGGCCAGCGGTGGTCCCAGCTGGAAGGGTATGGAAGCTCCACGAGGCTACAACGACATCACCGACCAAATAGAACTCCGTGATCTGGAGGTTCTCAACGCGGATGAGAACGCCGGGACTGTTCGAGTTCTCTTCGATGGTTCCAAGCCAAGCGGTCTCGGTAACAGCAAGGGAACCTCCAAGGACTACGTGCAGAGCGGTGCAGATGACCAGCTGCTTTTGTACATCCCTTTCCAGTCCATTGTCAAACTCCACACTCTCCAG CTCACTTCCCTCCCTCCCAaggacgacgaagacgtGATGAGGCCCGGCAACATTCACCTGTATATCAACCGCACTCATAACCTCGACTTCAACGAAGCCGACGATACCGAACCAACACAGGCTATCGAGATTTCTCCCGAGGATTGGAACGAGGAGGGAACAGTGAGCCTGAGCTTGCGATATGTAAAATTCCAGAAGACATCGAGTCTTGTGATCTACGTTCAGCAGGGTGAGGGTGATGGAGAGACTGTTCGTCTCGACAGAGTGAGACTCattggagaagctggagccAAGCGAGAGATGGGCAAGCTTCAGAAGGTGGGAGAGGACGAGTAA